The Setaria italica strain Yugu1 chromosome VIII, Setaria_italica_v2.0, whole genome shotgun sequence genome includes the window ACCTCTATTCAATGATGGAGCTCTTGCAAGGATATGCTCTTAGTTAACCAAGACAGATGAGGAACTTTCCACCACGGCAAGTCTTGCTATAAGCCTTACTTCTGTTGCGATTGCTGTTTTCACTTTGGAGCTTGAGCCACAATAGCAAGGGCCTCTGCATTCATGTACAACCTTCCTGTCGCTGCTCCATACAGCCGGGGAGTAAATAAGCTTGAGCCATCAAGAATCAAGGTGTGGTGCACACCAAGATCGACTACAAGTATGGATCACGCCTTAATCCACGCACATGGCAGTAATACCTCGCAAGACTCTCTCTTGGCATAACTTACTAATCACTCACTAATCTCGTGCTAAATGCCTTAGATGATCAGTTTATGTACTTTGGTGGCTTTGTAGTCTTCTCAAGTGTGTAGCTTTCTCAGCTTCCTCAAATAACCGAGTAAGGTGATAATTATAGGCTCAACCATTCAAACTAGACGTTGCGAATGGCTTAATTTCACTATGAAAACTGGATGATCTGAAGATATCTTGCTCGCACTCAAACAAACCCTCTGGTGTGCATAAGAAAGCAACTAATTATAACTGTTGGACACCTATATTAGCACACGATGCCAGGAACTATTTGTGGCCACACCTGACATTTTTTACCAGGGTCGGACATAATTTGCAATCTGCTCAAATAGCCAGGCGGGCTCTATCAGCAGACCTGTCCTTGAAATGCATTTTCAGGGCTGGGCCATATAAAGCAACCGATTATAGAAATGCAACCATTTCCAGATTTGGGCCACATAAATAACCGTTCCCGGAAACGGGGATTTCTTGGACCAGTCACTTATGTATATACCAGCCATAGAAATTGTTGCATTTCCAGGCCTGGCTAGTTTTGCCAGCCGGTCCTGGTACATATTTTCCATGACCGGTCTACATATATATGGAAGTACCCCTTTTGTCCACTTCTATAATACACATTTTATTTGAATATAAGTCTGTCTTTGTAAGTTTTAACCAATAACTAGTCAAATTATATGCACATTAACAGTATAAATATATCCAATTTTATATTTGTTTTACTATGATGTTGATTTTATAGCAGTTGACCAACAACATGTTGATAAATGGTAATTATCGGTAAGTACAGGCGATTAATAATTTGTGTGATATGCAGGTATGCGATGCCAACGTGCCTAAACTATTATGGTCTCCGGGATACTACACCATCCTATGCCGCCATCTTTCTCAATATAATTCCTCTCATAACCTTTATTTTATCCACCGTTTTGAGGTCAGAACTTGTTCTATTTTAATTTGTATGAGTCTGGACAATGTGCTTCAGATTTTTATAGGGTGTAGATAACGGGAACAACTAGTAAAAGTATTTATGTTCTGATCTATTTCAATCATAGTATTGTAATTCAACTCATCAAAACACACATTTCTGTAAAAATTTGTTAGAATGGAGAAATTGCAATTCCGTACTGCGACGGGATCACTGAAGGTAGTAGGAGTCCTGCTTGCCGTAGGAGGCACGATGCTGGTAAGCCTTTACAAGGGCAAGGTACTGCATCTTTGGGGTTCCAGTTTACGGCACCAAAGATATGAGCAGCCACATACTGCAAAGCACCATGTAAGAGGAACAATCCTCTTGCTAGGCAGCAGCTTCACCTTTGCATCATGGTATCCGATTCAGGTAATCACACACTTTCTTGACCATTGTCCATCCAACTAAGTGTGCACAATGTATGTCACTGAAGTTCAAATATAATGATGTTTTGTTCCGCAGTCAATGGTCAACAAAGTTTATCCGCATAAGTATTGGTCATCCACGGCGACATGCTTTCTTGGAGGACTTCAGACAACATTAATTGGAATAATACTGAGACGAGATAGGAATACATGGAAGCTTGGATGGGATCTACAACTTCTAACCATTGTGTACACGGTAAAAGCCACCAGGTTCTTTAAATTTTCGAACTCAGTTTACAACATAAACTGTACTAATTCAGTtcataaaagaaagaaacaatttGAGCTGGGCATGGACCCCGCAAAACTCAAGCTAAAAATATACGGTTAaaaacaaggacaacaacactagtagagaaacgagcagtagtcccggttggaaaacctCGTAGATCTCGGTTTTTCCAACCGAAACCTTTAGTCTCGGAGTTTTCTtgaggatggaaggtcgtttttcCACCAGTGCAATATGATTATTTGTATGCTTTTTAGGAGCAGCACCTAATAATGAAATGACGTTACAGACCCACAAGGTCGGGTGGTTTTCTGGTCCTCTTGCTTTCCTACATATTCCCTTCTCCTAGTTATCTTATCTCATAATCTATCTCTGCGTCCGGCTCGCCTTCACTCAGTCAAGGGGTTCCCTTTACCTCCTTCCGGGTTgagcaaaaaaaatcaatggaTTGACCATTGCCGAAACAAGGTTTAAGCGCTAATGTATTTTAGAAAATAATTGTATGTGTTCATTTGTTGGTCTTTTAGCGAATTTATTCATTTGTGCTTGATGAAGTTAATATGAAAACAAACATAAACACCAACTACTATGCAGGCGGTACTTGCAACAGCAGTAAGATACAACCTGGAGTCATGGGCCGTTGCCAAGCGAGGCCCAGCGTTTCCAACAATGTTTATCCCTTTAATAACTGTGTTCACTACCGTGTTGGACTCCATATTTTTAGGGGCTGCCATTACCGTTGGAAGGTTAGCTGTTTCTAACTCTTGCTGTAATTGCGCTATCCTGCTtaaatttttcatggttgtaTGTAACTATTGATTGAACTGTCCCGTTTCTGAATGTGCAGCCTCCTTGGTGCAGTAACCGTAATTGCAGGGCTCTATGTTTTCCTATGGGGAAAATCGAAAGAGCTGCCCACAAAGTAGATATTACCAAAAGGATGGAATTGTATTTTTATACTGTTAGGTATATGATTCATTGTTAAGTTAATTTATATATGCAACAGGCGTATCAAATAATCAGTTACTTATATTGATTTTATTCGATGAGGCATCCGCAGCTTACTAGCAAGGGTCCATGTCTTTCAGACATCACAATTTGTCAGCCAGATTTGGTTTACTGCGGTTACTGGCACTACCGGAAcctcaaatttgccgagtgGTTTTTTTCGAGTATTTTTTTcaaatactcggcaaacaatcTTATGCCAAGTGCCgatccaaaaacactcggcaaaaaaaacactcggcaaaggggggtttgccgagtgtaaacgaaaaaacactcagcaaaggggagtttgccgagtgtttttttgttacactcggcaaaccctttttTTTACTCATGCACCGCCCCACCCAGGCATAAACGCATGCTGCCCAAACCCCCACCCACCCATgcgcccctcccccctcccgacccctcccctcctcagctccctctcgcgccccctcccctcctcacgCGAGACCCCGCCCCCTTCCCTCCTCAGCAACTCGGCGGCCAGATCCGGCTGGAGCTCGGCcgcctccttctctctcctcccttccctccttctcccgccgccccctccctctccccaccggCGGGCGAGATCCGGCAGCCGAGCAAGGCACCTTGAGGGAGggggctccggcggtggcggctcgaGGGGagggtgctccggcggcagccagatccgggctcggcggcggccagaTCCAGAGCTCGGTAGCGGCCAGATTCGGGCTTGGTGGCGGCAGGTCGAGGGGAGGAGGCTCTGCGGCGGCGGGTCGAGGGGAGGAGGCTCTGTGGCGGCGGGCATGtgcatggtggcggcggcggcgtggtggcagtggctgcattgttttttttatttttttcaaaaagttttgccgagtgttcgacataaaacactcggcaaagaaactttGCTGTAGCTTTCTTTGCCATgtaccctttgccgagtgtaacactcggcgaagggtTTGCCGAGAGTTTTTCTGGCTTTGCCGTGTGCCCAAGTGTGGAAATCATCACAGATGTTAAAAATCAATATACGAGGTCGCAATTGACCGAGTTGCTTCACTTTTGTAAAAGGTCACAGCAAGTTTTCAAGCAAACCAGTAAAGTGATAATTCTTCACTGACATCGAAGAACTACGGTAGCAATACTGTTCATGTAGTAGTCCTTTCCTCTTTCTTCCCAAAGTGAACTAGTAAACAGGTGGAGCCGATGAAGCTAGAATTTTGGGCTTCACCGGCTCCAGCTCCTGGAGTGCTACAGTGCTGAAGCCAGAGCACCTCAGAACCTTCCAAAGACACCCTTAACCGCCGCTGCTGTAGACAAAGTCTCAAACAGGTTTATCGGAAATGCTATCATCAGGGCGTCCGGACGCCCTCCACCTTTTCGGACGCGTCATCCGCCGTTCGCTACATCCGACGGCTCCGCTTCCTTCTTACTGGCAACCgtcccctttcttttcttgcGCGGTTATTTCCCCTTTTCCAACCGGCAACCACCGCATTTCCTCCTTCACTGTTCCATTCCTTTTTACCGTTGTTGCTCCGGCAATGCGGTCGCCGCGTCCGGTGGGAGGGACACCCAAGTCCTCTTCAGTCTCGCCGGCGCTCCCTTCTTCGCCTCCGGTGGGAAGGATCACCAGGTCTTCATCCGCCTCACCGGGAACGCGATCGCCTCGCCATGTTCGAAGTCCGTCCAGGCCCTCCACGCCGGCAATGCGATCGCCGCGCTCGCTTCGAAGTTCGCCTCCGGGAGGTAAATTGCGGCGAGCCAAGCATCGATGTTGGCGTTTCCTCCCGCACGCGCTCTTGCCGACAGCTCTCGTCTTCCCTTGGTTTGGAccccgctgctgctccgccAGATCTGCGTGAAGCAAATCCTCCCGCCAATGCTCTTTAGGACAACGATAACAACCGCACGAGTGAGTGTTTTAATTCCGTTCCGTTGTTTTTGTGTGGATTTTGGTTCGGATTTGATTTCGTTTAGTGTTTTAGGGTTCATCCGTTTAGTGTTTCTAGGATTTTTGAACTAGCATATCCTGTGTTAGGGTTACATGTCAACGCTATTTTTTCAGTTGCGATATTGCAAAAGTTTTAGATGATAACATTCATGTTACCATTTTATTTCGAGATGTTTCATCAATTACTTATCAATGTTGCTACAGATTTTTtgatatgttgcaatagtttgGATGATGTTTAGACGTTAACATTCAGTTCATCTTTTTAATTTTCAGTTGTTTCATTAACTATTTATCAATGTTGCACCTGCTTTactttgatgttgcaatagtttaCAGCATGTTTAGGATATAACATTCAGTTCACCTTTTTAATTATGATGTGTTTCATTAATTAGTTATCAATGTTGCACCTGCTTTTTTGAGATGTTGCAAAAGTTTAGAGTATAACATTGAGTTCACCTTTTTTAATTCTGAGATGTTTCATTAATTATTTATCAATGTTACACCTGCTTTTTTGAAATGTTGCATATTTGTACAGGTTATATGTTGTATCAATCAGTTAACATATTCATTTTGAATTGTTTCATTAATTTAATATCAATGTGGTACTTGCTGAATAGGGATGTTTC containing:
- the LOC101771708 gene encoding WAT1-related protein At5g64700, with the protein product MLIPARPEASCPPAMGSIAPDGVGASVERSIGMEEAAAFDRVAERKKAAVSAGLMWKPPAAMVLVQLIITGLIMLSKVVISRGMFIFALHAYRSAFGTMCILPFAMFYERGKWKELNWRTLGWICLNSCIGYAMPTCLNYYGLRDTTPSYAAIFLNIIPLITFILSTVLRMEKLQFRTATGSLKVVGVLLAVGGTMLVSLYKGKVLHLWGSSLRHQRYEQPHTAKHHVRGTILLLGSSFTFASWYPIQSMVNKVYPHKYWSSTATCFLGGLQTTLIGIILRRDRNTWKLGWDLQLLTIVYTAVLATAVRYNLESWAVAKRGPAFPTMFIPLITVFTTVLDSIFLGAAITVGSLLGAVTVIAGLYVFLWGKSKELPTK